The following is a genomic window from Arcobacter sp. F2176.
GACTTTAGCAGTTCACAAATTACCATTTAAATGTAAAATTGTAACAAAAGAGAGCGAAAATGACTTATTCTGATATTAAAGATAAAAGCCTAAACGAGCTAAACGAGTTATTAAAAGAGAAAAAGGTGCTTCTTTTTGAATTAAAAGCTAAGCTAAAAACTATGCAGTTGACTAATACATCTGAATTAAACGTTGCGAAAAAAGATATCGCAAAAATTCAAACAGCTATTACTGCAGTAAAAGCTAAGTAAGGATCTGTAGTATGAGTACGCATAAAAGAGAGATTCAAGGTGTAGTGGTAAAAGTTTCTGGAGAAAAAACTGCTTCTGTTTTAGTAACAAGATCAGTATTACATCCTAAATACCACAAAACTGTTAAGAGATTTAAAAAATATTTAGTTCATGATGAAAAAAATGAATTAGCTGAAGGTGATACTGTAATTGCGATTGAGTGTAGACCTTTATCTAAAACTAAATCTTTTAGATTAAAGACAATTGTTGCTACAGGAGTTAAATAATGATTCAAAGTTTTACTAGATTAAACGTAGCAGACAACACAGGTGCAAAAGAGATCATGTGTATCAAAGTTTTAGGTGGTTCTAAAAGAAGATATGCAACAGTTGGTGACGTTATTGTTGCTTCTGTTAAAAAAGCTATTCCTACTGGAAAAGTTAAAAAAGGTCAAGTTGTTAAAGCTGTTGTTGTTAGAACTCACAAAGAAGTTCAAAGAGAAAATGGTTCATTAATCAGATTTGATGATAATGCAGCAGTTATTCTTGATGCAAAAAAAGAACCAATTGGAACAAGAATTTTTGGACCAGTTGCTAGAGAAGTTAGATATTCAGGTTTCATGAAGATCGTTTCACTTGCACCGGAGGTATTATAATATGGCGGTTAAATTAAAAATTAAAAAAGGTGATACAGTTAAAATCATCGCAGGTGATGATAAAGGTAAAACTGGTGAAGTTTTAAGAGTTATCCCATCTAAATTACAAGTTATTGTAAAAGATTGTAAAGTTGCTAAAAAAACTGTAAAGCCTGATCAAGACAAAAACCCTAATGGTGGTTTTGTAAACAAAGAGATGCCAATGGATATCTCTAATGTAGCAAAAGTAGAAGGTGAGTAAGATGGCGAACAGATTATACGAAAGATATAACGCAGAGATTAAACCAGCTTTACAAAATGAGTTTCCTAAAAACAAAATGTTAACTGCTAAGTTAGAAAAAGTAGTTATCTCTGTTGGTGCGGGTGAAGCAATGAAAGATACTAAATTGATGCAAAACATTCAAGATACTATCTCTTTAATTGCAGGACAACATGCTATTCAAATCATTGCTAAAAAATCAGTTGCTGGTTTTAAAGTAAGAGAAGGTATGCCTGTAGGTGTAAAAGTTACACTTAGAGGTGAAAATATGTATGCATTCATTGATAAATTATGTTCTATTGCATTACCTAGAGTAAAAGACTTCCAAGGTTTAGATAGAAATGGTTTTGATGGAAGAGGAAATTTTAACTTTGGTCTTAATGAGCAATTAATGTTTCCAGAAGTTGTTTACGATAACATTATTAAAACACATGGTATGAATATTTCTATTACAACATCTTCTGCTTCTGATAAAGAAGCTTATAGATTATTAGAGCTTGTAGGAATTCCATTTACAAAAGGTAGAGAATAATGGCTAAGAAATCTATGATTATGAAACAACAACGAACTCCTAAGTTTGCTGTTAGAGCATATACAAGATGTTCAGTATGTGGAAGACCACATTCAGTTTACAAAGACTTTGGTCTTTGTAGAATTTGTTTAAGAAAAATGGCTAACGAAGGTTTATTACCTGGTGTTAGAAAAGCTAGTTGGTAAGGAAATAAAGCTATGATGAATGATATAATCGCAGATGCTTTAACTAGAATTAGAAATGCAGCATTGAGAAAACTTGAAGTTACTACTTTGTTACATTCTAATACAGTTGTAGGTATCTTAACAGTATTAGAGGCAAAGGGTTACATTGACTCTTTCAAAGTTGTTGATGGAACTAATAATAAAAAAACTATTCAAGTTACATTAAAATATGATGAAAAAGAAACTTCTGCAATCAATGAGATTAAAAGAGTTTCTAAATCAGGAAGAAGAGTTTATAAAGCTTCTTCTGAATTGAAAAATTTCAAAAACGGATATGGTACAATCATTGTTTCTACAAACAAGGGTGTTATCGCTAACGATGAAGCTTATGCTGCAAATGTTGGTGGTGAAGTACTGTGTACTGTTTGGTAGGGAGTTAGATAATGTCAAGAATTGGAAAACAACCTATTGCTATACCAACAGGTGTTGAAGTAACAGTTGATGGTACAGTTGTAAACGTAAAAAAAGGTAACAAAACTTCTTCAGTAGAGACTCACGGTAGAGTTTCTGTAGAAATTGCAAATAACACTGTAGTTTTAGCAAGAGTTGGTGAAACAAAAGAATCATCAGCTTTCTGGGGAACATATAGAGCTTTATTAAATAATGCTATTGTTGGTTTAAGTGAAGGTTTCAAAAAATCTTTAGAAATCAACGGTGTTGGTTATAGAGCTGCTGTAAAAGGTAGTGTTTTAGAACTACAATTAGGTTATTCTCACCCAATTAACTATGAAATCGCTGATGGATTAGAAATTACTGTTGAGAAAAATGTGATTAATGTTATTGGTGCTGACAAACAACAAGTTGGTCAAGCTGCTGCAATTATTAGAGGCTTTAGAAAACCAGAACCTTACAAAGGTAAAGGTGTTAAATATACTGATGAGAAAATCATCAGAAAAGCCGGAAAAACTGCTAAGAAGTAAGGTGTAAAGAATGAGTAGAGCAAAAGATATAGCTAAAAAAAATTCTTTAAGAATTAAAAGAAAAAGAAGAGTAAGAGGATCAATTTCTGGTACTGCTTCTAAGCCAAGAGTTTCAATTTTTAAATCAAACAAATATTTAAGTGCGCAAGCAATTAATGATGTTGAAGGTGTTACACTGGCTTCGGTTAGTTCAAAAGCATTGGATTTAACAGTTAATAAAGATAATGCAGTTAAAGTTGCAGCACAATTTGCTGAAAATTTAAAAGCTGCTGGGATTGATACAGTTGTATTTGATAGAAATGGTTACCTATATCACGGTGTTATTGCTGCATTTGCACAATCACTAAGAGATAATGGTATCAAATTATAAGGGTTAATGATGGCAGCAGTAAATAGAGAAGATTTTCAAGAAGCAATCGTTAAAATCGGAAGAGTAACAAAAGTTGTAAAGGGTGGAAGAAGATTCAGATTTACAGCTTTAGTTGTTGTTGGAGATAAAAACGGTACTGTAGGTTTTGGTATGGGTAAAGCTAAAGAAGTTCCAGATGCTATTAAAAAAGCTTTAGATGATGCATTTAAATCTTTAGTAAAAGTGTCTATTCATGGAACTACAATTGCACATGATATTGAGCATAAATATAATGCTTCTAAAATATTATTAAAACCAGCATCTGAAGGTACAGGACTTATTGCAGGTGGTGCGGCAAGACCTGTTCTTGAGCTTTCTGGAGTTAAAGATATTATCGCAAAATCTTTAGGTTCAAATAATCCTAACAACTTAGTGCAAGCTACAGTTGAAGCTTTAGCTAGAATAAAAGGATAATAAATGACATTAGAAACTTTAAGACCAGCAGATGGTAGTACAAAGAATGTTAAAAGAGTTGGAAGAGGACAAGGTAGTGGTACAGGTAAAACTGCCGGTAAAGGTAACAAAGGTCAAAAAGCTAGATCTGGTTACAAAATAAAAAGAGGTTTTGAAGGTGGGCAAATGCCAATCCAAAAAAGACTTCCTAAAATCGGTTTTGTATCAAGAGTAACTAAACCTTATTCAATTAATGTTGATAAAGTTAAGCAAGTTGCTGAGTTAAGTGAAATTACATTAGAGACAATTAAATCTGTGTATAAATTATCAAAATCAGTAACAAAAGTTAAACTAGTTGGATCTTGCGCAAAAGATTTAACTTCTAAGATCAAAGATGAAAACGTTACTACAACTGGTAAATAACCATGAGTAAAGATCTAATAAATAAGATTCTTATTACATTAGGTTTTATATTTCTATACAGAGTATTGGCATACGTGCCAGTACCTGGTGTAAATATTGACGTAGTAAAAGAATTTTTCGACTCAAATGCAAACAATGCATTAGGTCTTGTTAATATGTTTAGTGGAAATGCAATCTCAAGATTGTCTATTATTTCACTAGGTATTATGCCTTACATTACAGCTTCAATTATAATGGAGCTTCTAGCCGCAACTTTCCCTGCACTTGGTAAAATGAAAAAAGAACGTGATGGTATGCAAAAATATATGCAAATTATCAGATATGCAACTATTGTAATTACTTTAATTCAAGCAGTTGGAGTATCAATGGGTCTTAATTCTTTAACAGGTAAAGCAGGTCAAAGTGCAATCACAATAGACATGGATACATTTGTTGCAGTTTCTGCAATCTCAATGTTAACTGGTACTATGCTTTTAATGTGGATTGGTGAACAAATCACACAAAAAGGTATAGGAAATGGTATTTCATTAATTATCTTTGCTGGTATTGTTTCTGCAATTCCTCATGCAATTGGTGGTACTGTTGAATTAGTTAATAATGGACAAATGAATTTCTTAACTGTTATTGCAATTTTAGTAATAATTCTTGCAACAGTTGGAGCAATTATTTATGTAGAACTAGGAGAAAGAAGAGTTCCTGTTTCTTATTCTAGAAAAGTTATGATGCAAAGTCAAAATAAAAGAGTAATGAATTATATTCCTATTAAAGTAAATTTAAGTGGTGTAATTCCTGCAATTTTTGCCTCTGCAATTTTAATGTTTCCAGCTACAATTTTACATGGAAGTCAAAATAAAATTTTATTAGCTATTGCTGACTTTTTAAGTCCAACTAGTTATACATTTAATGTTTTGATGTTTTTACTTGTAGTTTTCTTTGCTTATTTTTATGCATCAATTACTTTTAATGCAAAAGATATTTCAGAAAATTTAAAAAAACAAGGTGGTTTTATTCCAGGTATTAGACCCGGAGAAGGAACAGCTGAGTTTTTAAATGAAACAGCAGGTAGATTAACACTATGGGGAGCTTTATACTTAGGAGCAATTTCTACAGTGCCATGGCTTTTAGTTAAGTCTATGGGAGTTCCATTTTACTTTGGTGGGGTTGCAGTACTTATTGTTGTTCAAGTTGCTATTGATACTATGAGAAAAATTGAAGCTCAACAGTATATGAACAAATATGACACTTTAAGTGCGGTTGGTTTATAAAAATCATGGCAATTGCACTAAGAAAACAAAACGAGATAGAAAAGCTTCGAGCTGCTTCACATGCAGTTGGGAAGACTTTGAATTATCTAAGAGAAAACGTTAAACCAGGCATGACTTTATTAGAAGTTGATGCTCTGGGTGACGATTTCATAGCTAGTTTAGGTGCTAGACCTTCATTTAAAGGCCTTTATGGTTTCCCTAATGCAGTATGTACTTCTCTAAATGAAGTTGTTATTCATGGTATACCATCGAATACTGTTCTACAAGAAGGTGATATTTTAGGTTTAGACATAGGTACTGAAATTGATGGTTGGTATGGTGATGCTGCCATTACTATGCCTGTTGGAAAAATATCAAAAGAGGATGAGGAATTAATTGCTTGTTCGAAAGATGCATTATATTATGCTATTGATATTATAAAAGAAGGTATGAGATTTAAAGAGTTATCTTTTGCAATAGAGCAATTTATTGTGCAAAGAGGATATCAACCGTTAATTAGATTCTGTGGACATGGTATTGGGAAAAAGCCCCATACTGAACCTGAAATTCCAAATTATGTAGAAACACCAAATATTAAATCCGGACCAAAAATAAAAAATGGAATGGTATTTTGTTTGGAACCAATGGTTTGTCAAAAAGATAGAGAACCTGTTATTTTAGACAATGGTTGGGATGTTGTATCAAAAGATGGATTAAGAACTAGTCATTATGAACATACAGTTGCTGTTATCAATGGAAAAGCAGTAATTTTAAGCGAGGCATAGAAGGAAAAAATGTGGCAAAAGATGATGTAATTGTAATTGATGGTAAAGTTATTGAAGCTTTACCAAATGCAATGTTTAGAGTTGAATTGGATAATAATGGGCATGTAGTTTTGTGTCATATATCTGGAAAAATGAGAATGCACTACATAAAAATTTTACCTAATGATAAAGTTAAAGTAGAAATCACCCCTTATTCACTTGATAAGGGTAGAATTACTCACCGATATAAATAAAAGAAAAGAAAGTATTATATTAATACTTTCTTTTTTTTAGCTTATTTTAAAATCTTATTGATATAATCTCTGTATATACTTATATAACTATTGGAAAAAAATGGAAAAAAACATTAATAATATTGATGATTTTAAAAAAGACAAAAAAGAAGATCAAAAGTTTAATGTTATATCTAATGACTTACTTAACTTCACAAAATCTGAACTACAAAATATTGAAATACTAAAATTTATTACCTATTTACCAGAATTATTAAAGCCTTCAATTGAACAATCAATTTATCATAAGATAGAAGAAGTAATTTTTGAGTTAATGAAAAGTCCTGAAAAACTTGATGATGAATCAATGATTAATAAATTAATTAATATTACTAATGAAAGAGTAGATTTAGATAGAGCTGTTTTTAAATCAAAATCTGAAGATATTAAAAAGTTTATAGCATTATTAATGAAAGAGTATGAAAATAGTTTACTACTTAGTGATAATTCTTCATCAAAATTAGAGATTTTCAAAAATGATTTAAAAGAGCTAAATGTTTCAGAACACTCTAATAGAGAGCTAAGAATATTACATGCAAAACTTGCTGATTTGATATATAATATAGAAACAAACTTAGATGATTCAAAGATTCAGTTAATCAAGGGCAAAGAAAAATGCTCTAAATTAGAAAATAATATTGCCAAATTACAAGATGATTTAGAAAAATTAAAAATAGAAAAAGATATTGACTTTTTAACTGGTGCACTTAATAGAAGAGGATATACTTCTGTAATTTTAAAAGTCGAAAATAGATATGTAACTTTTAATTCTAGATATGCAATTATATTTATTGATATTGACGATTTTAAAGAAATAAATGATGTCAATGGACATGAATGTGGTGATGTTATATTAAAAAGTTTTTCTACTATACTTAGAAAACTTATGAGAGAAGAAGATATTTTATGTAGATATGGTGGTGAAGAGTTTGTAATTCTTGTAAGTTATACAGAGGAAGAAGAAGTATACAAATACATAAAAAGAGTAAAAGAAATTATAGATAGCCACAAATTTATTTACAATAAAGATCTTAGTGTAAAAGTTGGTTTTTCTGCTGGAGTATCTTATAGAACAAATTATAACTCTTATGAAGATGCGATGAAATATGCTGATATATTATTGTATAAAGCAAAACATGAAGGGAAAAGTAGAATTATTTTTGATAATGATAAAATACTACTCTAATACTTATACCTATGAAGCCTTAGTCATTTACTTGCGCGCAATTTAAAAGTATACAAATAACTAAAACCCCATAGATATAAATACTAAATATCTTCAGGCACTCTTTCTTTTGTTAAACTAATCTCTTTTTCTAATATCTCTTTTTGTTGAATCAACGAATTTAAATTATTTTTTAACATCTCTTTATCTTTATATGAATCAATAATAAATTCAAATAATTTAGGTCTATTTTTTTTCCAATTATGCAATGTAGTTTTATTTATTTCTAAATCATTTTCTAATTTTCTTAAACTTGGAGCAGTCATAATCAATCCTATAATATATCTTACTTTGAGTATTGTACAAATATTTGGAACAAATGTCAATAATAATATTAATATTGTTCCAATAATTTGAACAAATTTAAAAAAAAGGGATAATTTTGTACAATCTTGCATGACAAAAAATTTACAAAACAAATTACTTTATCAATTGAACTTTCTAAAATCTATTGGATATGAATATGGTGAAAATCTAAATTTTAAAAATAGTAATACAGAACAAGTAAAATTACCTGATAATATAAAACAATTAGAAGAGCTAGTAAAAAATTGTCATTTATGCCAATTATCAAAGTACAGGGAAAATGTTTTATTTGGAAGTGGAAATATAAATTCTAATATCATGATTTTAAAAGAGTCTCCTACTGTAAGTGAAGATGAAGTTGATGCTTTTTATGTGGGTAAATCAGGTGACTTATTAAAAAACATGATTGAAAAAGTTTTAAAAGTACCTTGTGAAACTGTTTATATAACAAATATAGTAAAATGTATTTCTCCTAATAGTGAAATAAAAGCGGAGCATATTAATAATTGTAAATCCTATTTAGACAAACAAATAGAGTTAGTAAAACCAAAATTATTGGTTATACTAGGAGAAAGTGTATATCGATACTTTACAAGTGATAATACAGCTTTTAGTGAAATTAGAGGTAAAGTTATCCCTAATAATGATTTAGATATTATATGTACTTATGAGCCAAGTTATCTTTTACGAAACCCTTCCTCTAAAGGAGAGGCTTATGAAGATTTATTAAAAATTAAAGCAATTATGGAGCAAATGTGAAACATCTTTATCTTTTAGTCGCAATACTTTTCTTATTTACTGCTTGTGCTAATAAAGAAATAAAATTACCTAATCAAAATAATTCAAAAATTAATAATACTAATGCAAATGAAAATATCTATACTCCAAGTTCAATTTTTACTCAAAATAATAATGAAGAATTGGAAGATGAAGATTTTAAAATAGCAATTATATTTCCTTCAAAAGTAGTTGGAAAATATGGTAATTCAACTATTAATAGTGTAATTGGATATTTATTATTCCAAAATAAAAAATTTGAAATAGAATCATTTGACAGTGAAGATGAAAGCTTTGAAAATATATCTAATACAATGTATGAAATAAAAAATAAAGGATATAAAAAAATTATTGCTTTATTTACAAGTGATGCTTTAAGTAACATCAGAAATATTTCTGCATTTACTGATATGCAAGTATATTTTCCTTTAATAAGTAGAAATGATGCTTATTTTATCACTTCATCTAATTTTATTTATGGAGCTATTTCTTATGAAAATCAAATGAAAAAGCTTTTGGAATTATCAACGGGTGATAATGCACAGTTTTATGAAGATTCAAGTATCGGAAATATGCTAAAAGGTATTTATGAAAGATTAGTTCCAAATATTGTTGTAAATCAAAAAGTAATGCAAAGCAATAATAACTTTAAAAATATGGTTACAAATGAAAGTTTAAAACATACTAATTTGATGATAAATACTACCTTAGTAAAATCTTCTATTATTCTTTCTCAACTTTATGCTTATGAGACTGAAAATGGTGTAATTATGACTACTCAACTTAATT
Proteins encoded in this region:
- the rpmC gene encoding 50S ribosomal protein L29, translating into MTYSDIKDKSLNELNELLKEKKVLLFELKAKLKTMQLTNTSELNVAKKDIAKIQTAITAVKAK
- the rpsQ gene encoding 30S ribosomal protein S17 — encoded protein: MSTHKREIQGVVVKVSGEKTASVLVTRSVLHPKYHKTVKRFKKYLVHDEKNELAEGDTVIAIECRPLSKTKSFRLKTIVATGVK
- the rplN gene encoding 50S ribosomal protein L14 → MIQSFTRLNVADNTGAKEIMCIKVLGGSKRRYATVGDVIVASVKKAIPTGKVKKGQVVKAVVVRTHKEVQRENGSLIRFDDNAAVILDAKKEPIGTRIFGPVAREVRYSGFMKIVSLAPEVL
- the rplX gene encoding 50S ribosomal protein L24, which translates into the protein MAVKLKIKKGDTVKIIAGDDKGKTGEVLRVIPSKLQVIVKDCKVAKKTVKPDQDKNPNGGFVNKEMPMDISNVAKVEGE
- the rplE gene encoding 50S ribosomal protein L5, whose product is MANRLYERYNAEIKPALQNEFPKNKMLTAKLEKVVISVGAGEAMKDTKLMQNIQDTISLIAGQHAIQIIAKKSVAGFKVREGMPVGVKVTLRGENMYAFIDKLCSIALPRVKDFQGLDRNGFDGRGNFNFGLNEQLMFPEVVYDNIIKTHGMNISITTSSASDKEAYRLLELVGIPFTKGRE
- a CDS encoding type Z 30S ribosomal protein S14, producing MAKKSMIMKQQRTPKFAVRAYTRCSVCGRPHSVYKDFGLCRICLRKMANEGLLPGVRKASW
- the rpsH gene encoding 30S ribosomal protein S8, encoding MMNDIIADALTRIRNAALRKLEVTTLLHSNTVVGILTVLEAKGYIDSFKVVDGTNNKKTIQVTLKYDEKETSAINEIKRVSKSGRRVYKASSELKNFKNGYGTIIVSTNKGVIANDEAYAANVGGEVLCTVW
- the rplF gene encoding 50S ribosomal protein L6; this encodes MSRIGKQPIAIPTGVEVTVDGTVVNVKKGNKTSSVETHGRVSVEIANNTVVLARVGETKESSAFWGTYRALLNNAIVGLSEGFKKSLEINGVGYRAAVKGSVLELQLGYSHPINYEIADGLEITVEKNVINVIGADKQQVGQAAAIIRGFRKPEPYKGKGVKYTDEKIIRKAGKTAKK
- the rplR gene encoding 50S ribosomal protein L18 → MSRAKDIAKKNSLRIKRKRRVRGSISGTASKPRVSIFKSNKYLSAQAINDVEGVTLASVSSKALDLTVNKDNAVKVAAQFAENLKAAGIDTVVFDRNGYLYHGVIAAFAQSLRDNGIKL
- the rpsE gene encoding 30S ribosomal protein S5, with translation MAAVNREDFQEAIVKIGRVTKVVKGGRRFRFTALVVVGDKNGTVGFGMGKAKEVPDAIKKALDDAFKSLVKVSIHGTTIAHDIEHKYNASKILLKPASEGTGLIAGGAARPVLELSGVKDIIAKSLGSNNPNNLVQATVEALARIKG
- the rplO gene encoding 50S ribosomal protein L15, with the translated sequence MTLETLRPADGSTKNVKRVGRGQGSGTGKTAGKGNKGQKARSGYKIKRGFEGGQMPIQKRLPKIGFVSRVTKPYSINVDKVKQVAELSEITLETIKSVYKLSKSVTKVKLVGSCAKDLTSKIKDENVTTTGK
- the secY gene encoding preprotein translocase subunit SecY gives rise to the protein MSKDLINKILITLGFIFLYRVLAYVPVPGVNIDVVKEFFDSNANNALGLVNMFSGNAISRLSIISLGIMPYITASIIMELLAATFPALGKMKKERDGMQKYMQIIRYATIVITLIQAVGVSMGLNSLTGKAGQSAITIDMDTFVAVSAISMLTGTMLLMWIGEQITQKGIGNGISLIIFAGIVSAIPHAIGGTVELVNNGQMNFLTVIAILVIILATVGAIIYVELGERRVPVSYSRKVMMQSQNKRVMNYIPIKVNLSGVIPAIFASAILMFPATILHGSQNKILLAIADFLSPTSYTFNVLMFLLVVFFAYFYASITFNAKDISENLKKQGGFIPGIRPGEGTAEFLNETAGRLTLWGALYLGAISTVPWLLVKSMGVPFYFGGVAVLIVVQVAIDTMRKIEAQQYMNKYDTLSAVGL
- the map gene encoding type I methionyl aminopeptidase, which gives rise to MAIALRKQNEIEKLRAASHAVGKTLNYLRENVKPGMTLLEVDALGDDFIASLGARPSFKGLYGFPNAVCTSLNEVVIHGIPSNTVLQEGDILGLDIGTEIDGWYGDAAITMPVGKISKEDEELIACSKDALYYAIDIIKEGMRFKELSFAIEQFIVQRGYQPLIRFCGHGIGKKPHTEPEIPNYVETPNIKSGPKIKNGMVFCLEPMVCQKDREPVILDNGWDVVSKDGLRTSHYEHTVAVINGKAVILSEA
- the infA gene encoding translation initiation factor IF-1, whose protein sequence is MAKDDVIVIDGKVIEALPNAMFRVELDNNGHVVLCHISGKMRMHYIKILPNDKVKVEITPYSLDKGRITHRYK
- a CDS encoding GGDEF domain-containing protein; the encoded protein is MEKNINNIDDFKKDKKEDQKFNVISNDLLNFTKSELQNIEILKFITYLPELLKPSIEQSIYHKIEEVIFELMKSPEKLDDESMINKLINITNERVDLDRAVFKSKSEDIKKFIALLMKEYENSLLLSDNSSSKLEIFKNDLKELNVSEHSNRELRILHAKLADLIYNIETNLDDSKIQLIKGKEKCSKLENNIAKLQDDLEKLKIEKDIDFLTGALNRRGYTSVILKVENRYVTFNSRYAIIFIDIDDFKEINDVNGHECGDVILKSFSTILRKLMREEDILCRYGGEEFVILVSYTEEEEVYKYIKRVKEIIDSHKFIYNKDLSVKVGFSAGVSYRTNYNSYEDAMKYADILLYKAKHEGKSRIIFDNDKILL
- a CDS encoding uracil-DNA glycosylase, with translation MTKNLQNKLLYQLNFLKSIGYEYGENLNFKNSNTEQVKLPDNIKQLEELVKNCHLCQLSKYRENVLFGSGNINSNIMILKESPTVSEDEVDAFYVGKSGDLLKNMIEKVLKVPCETVYITNIVKCISPNSEIKAEHINNCKSYLDKQIELVKPKLLVILGESVYRYFTSDNTAFSEIRGKVIPNNDLDIICTYEPSYLLRNPSSKGEAYEDLLKIKAIMEQM